One genomic window of Tatumella citrea includes the following:
- a CDS encoding Exc2 family lipoprotein, translated as MQVNKVCFALLLCFTLSLAGCSTHRTIVERNADHLAFQMAEQDFSASLETQVPDTAKSLTGFLQHYYDEGKKIHAAGVTEDQALAIAALLRERIMQGQLPSHETFAGKTYTSAQSETIKKLVAQTVANTFIDGYNGAQ; from the coding sequence ATGCAGGTTAATAAAGTCTGTTTCGCACTATTGTTATGTTTCACGTTAAGCCTGGCGGGATGCAGTACTCACCGTACTATTGTTGAGCGCAATGCTGATCATCTGGCTTTTCAGATGGCTGAGCAGGATTTTTCTGCATCACTCGAAACTCAGGTTCCGGATACGGCAAAAAGCCTGACCGGTTTCCTGCAGCATTATTATGACGAAGGGAAAAAGATACATGCTGCCGGGGTGACAGAAGATCAGGCTCTGGCTATTGCTGCCTTGCTGAGGGAGCGCATTATGCAGGGTCAGTTGCCTTCGCATGAAACTTTCGCCGGTAAAACCTACACCTCTGCTCAGTCCGAAACGATTAAAAAGCTGGTGGCGCAGACAGTCGCTAATACTTTTATCGATGGTTATAACGGGGCTCAGTGA